One stretch of Acropora muricata isolate sample 2 chromosome 12, ASM3666990v1, whole genome shotgun sequence DNA includes these proteins:
- the LOC136892584 gene encoding MOB-like protein phocein has translation MAAADVMSTIIRRNRPGTKASDMYGWPDEPFEEMDSTLAVQQYIQQHIRADFNDIDAILESPEGQDEGVWKYEHLRQFCMELNGLAVRLQADCTPATCTQMTATEQWIFLCAAHKTPRECPAIDYTRHTLDGAASLLNSNKYFPSRVSIKDSSVAKLGSVCRRVYRIFSHAFFHHRSIYDEFENETLLCKRFTTYVLKYDLMAKENLIVPMEDSSTPAPAEESRPGDKPMDSDA, from the exons ATGGCGGCGGCGGACGTAATGTCAACAATCATAAGAAGAAACAGACCTGGAACGAAAGCTTCG GATATGTATGGCTGGCCAGATGAACCTTTTGAAGAAATGGATAGTACCCTGGCTGTACAACAG TACATCCAGCAACATATCAGAGCGGACTTCAACGACATTGATGCTATTTTAGAGTCACCTGAAGGGCAAGATGAAGGAGTTTGGAAATATGAACATCTAAGACAATTTTGTATGGAACTCAATGGTCTTGCGGTCAGACTTCAG GCTGACTGTACTCCTGCCACATGCACACAAATGACGGCAACAGAACAATGGATATTCCTCTGTGCAGCTCACAAGACACCTAGAGAG TGTCCAGCTATTGATTACACAAGACATACGTTGGATGGTGCGGCATCACTGCTCAATAGTAACAAATACTTTCCTAGCAG AGTGAGTATCAAAGATTCTTCAGTGGCCAAGCTTGGATCAGTTTGTAGACGTGTTTATAGGATATTCTCCCATGCTTTTTTCCATCATCGGAGCATTTATGATGAATTTGAG AATGAAACACTTCTGTGCAAGAGATTCACAACTTATGTGCTGAAATACGACTTGATGGCTAAAGAGAATCTCATTGTGCCAATGGAGGATAGTTCGACGCCGGCTCCAGCCGAGGAATCCAGACCGGGCGACAAGCCAATGGACAGTGACGCGTAA
- the LOC136892581 gene encoding succinate--hydroxymethylglutarate CoA-transferase-like isoform X2, with amino-acid sequence MFGKKLFRCILPFENYLFKNIRYIGCRHVITGPLSGMRVLDMSRVLAGPFATMLLGDLGAEVIKVENPDGGDDTRSWAPPYCGDQSTYFLSVNRNKKSVAINIKDPKGAELVGKLAQKCDVLVENYVPGKLDKLGLGYDSLKIATPSLIYCSITGYGQGGPYGHKPGYDVIVSGIGGLMHITGPEDGSPCKVGVAVTDLTTGLFAQGSIMAALIQRQKTGKGQKIECSLLASQVAMLSHIASSYLNAGFETGRYGTAHHSIVPYQAFKSSNGYFLVGAGNDGLFKKLCNLLGLDGLADNPLYITNADRVKNRLQLLAILEKRFAERTTEEWIDIFDGSGIPCGPINDIKRVFEDPQGPPLNMMDRLVMESPPHPLC; translated from the exons ATGTTCGGAAAGAAGTTGTTTCGTTGTATTTTACCTTTTGAAAACTATTTATTCAAGAATATAAGGTACATAG GTTGTCGTCATGTTATTACTGGACCATTATCAGGGATGAGGGTTCTGGACATGTCAAG AGTACTTGCTGGACCATTCGCAACGATGCTTCTAGGCGATCTTGGGGCAGAAGTAATTAAAGTTGAGAACCCAG ATGGTGGAGATGACACCAGATCGTGGGCTCCTCCATATTGTGGAGATCAAAGCACATATTTTCTGTCTGTTAACAGAAATAAAAAG AGTGTTGCCATTAATATCAAAGATCCTAAAGGTGCAGAACTTGTGGGCAAG TTGGCACAAAAATGTGATGTCCTGGTGGAAAACTATGTACCTGGAAAACTAGACAAGCTTGGTTTAGGCTATGACAGTCTGAAGATAGCTACACCTTCACTGATTTACTGCTCAATAACAGGATATGGCCAGGGAGGTCCTTATGGCCACAAACCTGGGTATGATGTCATAGTATCAGGGATTGGTGGCCTTATGCACATAACAGGCCCTGAG GATGGAAGTCCTTGCAAAGTCGGTGTTGCAGTAACAGACCTGACAACAGGATTGTTTGCACAAGGCTCAATAATGGCAGCACTGatacaaagacaaaaaacaggAAAAGGACAGAAAATAGAATGCTCTTTACTGGCATCACAG GTGGCCATGTTATCTCACATTGCCAGTAGTTATCTCAATGCTGGATTTGAAACAGGCCGATATGGAACTGCACATCACAGTATTGTGCCTTACCAG GCATTTAAAAGCTCAAATGGATACTTCTTGGTTGGCGCTGGCAATGACGGCTTGTTCAAAAAACTTTGTAAT TTATTAGGTTTAGATGGTCTTGCCGATAATCCTCTGTACATTACAAATGCTGATAGAGTAAAAAATCGTCTGCAACTATTGGCTATTCTAGAAAAAAG GTTTGCGGAAAGAACTACGGAGGAGTGGATCGATATCTTCGATGGATCCGGTATTCCTTGTGGGCCTATAAACGATATAAAAAGGGTGTTTGAAGATCCACAG ggCCCGCCGTTGAATATGATGGACAGACTTGTCATGGAATCGCCACCCCACCCCCTATGTTAG
- the LOC136892581 gene encoding succinate--hydroxymethylglutarate CoA-transferase-like isoform X1 has protein sequence MFGKKLFRCILPFENYLFKNIRYIGCRHVITGPLSGMRVLDMSRVLAGPFATMLLGDLGAEVIKVENPDGGDDTRSWAPPYCGDQSTYFLSVNRNKKSVAINIKDPKGAELVGKLAQKCDVLVENYVPGKLDKLGLGYDSLKIATPSLIYCSITGYGQGGPYGHKPGYDVIVSGIGGLMHITGPEDGSPCKVGVAVTDLTTGLFAQGSIMAALIQRQKTGKGQKIECSLLASQVAMLSHIASSYLNAGFETGRYGTAHHSIVPYQAFKSSNGYFLVGAGNDGLFKKLCNLLGLDGLADNPLYITNADRVKNRLQLLAILEKRFAERTTEEWIDIFDGSGIPCGPINDIKRVFEDPQVKYKDMVQELDHPTAGSIRLAGPAVEYDGQTCHGIATPPPMLGQHTNDVLRDILGYDRKDILKMEDEGVVKCY, from the exons ATGTTCGGAAAGAAGTTGTTTCGTTGTATTTTACCTTTTGAAAACTATTTATTCAAGAATATAAGGTACATAG GTTGTCGTCATGTTATTACTGGACCATTATCAGGGATGAGGGTTCTGGACATGTCAAG AGTACTTGCTGGACCATTCGCAACGATGCTTCTAGGCGATCTTGGGGCAGAAGTAATTAAAGTTGAGAACCCAG ATGGTGGAGATGACACCAGATCGTGGGCTCCTCCATATTGTGGAGATCAAAGCACATATTTTCTGTCTGTTAACAGAAATAAAAAG AGTGTTGCCATTAATATCAAAGATCCTAAAGGTGCAGAACTTGTGGGCAAG TTGGCACAAAAATGTGATGTCCTGGTGGAAAACTATGTACCTGGAAAACTAGACAAGCTTGGTTTAGGCTATGACAGTCTGAAGATAGCTACACCTTCACTGATTTACTGCTCAATAACAGGATATGGCCAGGGAGGTCCTTATGGCCACAAACCTGGGTATGATGTCATAGTATCAGGGATTGGTGGCCTTATGCACATAACAGGCCCTGAG GATGGAAGTCCTTGCAAAGTCGGTGTTGCAGTAACAGACCTGACAACAGGATTGTTTGCACAAGGCTCAATAATGGCAGCACTGatacaaagacaaaaaacaggAAAAGGACAGAAAATAGAATGCTCTTTACTGGCATCACAG GTGGCCATGTTATCTCACATTGCCAGTAGTTATCTCAATGCTGGATTTGAAACAGGCCGATATGGAACTGCACATCACAGTATTGTGCCTTACCAG GCATTTAAAAGCTCAAATGGATACTTCTTGGTTGGCGCTGGCAATGACGGCTTGTTCAAAAAACTTTGTAAT TTATTAGGTTTAGATGGTCTTGCCGATAATCCTCTGTACATTACAAATGCTGATAGAGTAAAAAATCGTCTGCAACTATTGGCTATTCTAGAAAAAAG GTTTGCGGAAAGAACTACGGAGGAGTGGATCGATATCTTCGATGGATCCGGTATTCCTTGTGGGCCTATAAACGATATAAAAAGGGTGTTTGAAGATCCACAG GTTAAGTACAAAGACATGGTTCAAGAGTTAGATCACCCCACGGCTGGCAGCATACGATTAGCTG ggCCCGCCGTTGAATATGATGGACAGACTTGTCATGGAATCGCCACCCCACCCCCTATGTTAGGTCAACATACAAACGACGTATTAAGAGATATTTTAGGGTATGATCGTAAAGACATTCTCAAAATGGAGGATGAAGGGGTCGTAAAATGTTATTGA
- the LOC136892581 gene encoding succinate--hydroxymethylglutarate CoA-transferase-like isoform X3 — MDTHLSRSMEGRGDNFYKPDTFLVSVAINIKDPKGAELVGKLAQKCDVLVENYVPGKLDKLGLGYDSLKIATPSLIYCSITGYGQGGPYGHKPGYDVIVSGIGGLMHITGPEDGSPCKVGVAVTDLTTGLFAQGSIMAALIQRQKTGKGQKIECSLLASQVAMLSHIASSYLNAGFETGRYGTAHHSIVPYQAFKSSNGYFLVGAGNDGLFKKLCNLLGLDGLADNPLYITNADRVKNRLQLLAILEKRFAERTTEEWIDIFDGSGIPCGPINDIKRVFEDPQVKYKDMVQELDHPTAGSIRLAGPAVEYDGQTCHGIATPPPMLGQHTNDVLRDILGYDRKDILKMEDEGVVKCY, encoded by the exons ATGGACACCCATTTGAGCAGAAGCATGGAGGGGAGGGGGGACAATTTTTACAAGCCAGATACATTTCTTGTG AGTGTTGCCATTAATATCAAAGATCCTAAAGGTGCAGAACTTGTGGGCAAG TTGGCACAAAAATGTGATGTCCTGGTGGAAAACTATGTACCTGGAAAACTAGACAAGCTTGGTTTAGGCTATGACAGTCTGAAGATAGCTACACCTTCACTGATTTACTGCTCAATAACAGGATATGGCCAGGGAGGTCCTTATGGCCACAAACCTGGGTATGATGTCATAGTATCAGGGATTGGTGGCCTTATGCACATAACAGGCCCTGAG GATGGAAGTCCTTGCAAAGTCGGTGTTGCAGTAACAGACCTGACAACAGGATTGTTTGCACAAGGCTCAATAATGGCAGCACTGatacaaagacaaaaaacaggAAAAGGACAGAAAATAGAATGCTCTTTACTGGCATCACAG GTGGCCATGTTATCTCACATTGCCAGTAGTTATCTCAATGCTGGATTTGAAACAGGCCGATATGGAACTGCACATCACAGTATTGTGCCTTACCAG GCATTTAAAAGCTCAAATGGATACTTCTTGGTTGGCGCTGGCAATGACGGCTTGTTCAAAAAACTTTGTAAT TTATTAGGTTTAGATGGTCTTGCCGATAATCCTCTGTACATTACAAATGCTGATAGAGTAAAAAATCGTCTGCAACTATTGGCTATTCTAGAAAAAAG GTTTGCGGAAAGAACTACGGAGGAGTGGATCGATATCTTCGATGGATCCGGTATTCCTTGTGGGCCTATAAACGATATAAAAAGGGTGTTTGAAGATCCACAG GTTAAGTACAAAGACATGGTTCAAGAGTTAGATCACCCCACGGCTGGCAGCATACGATTAGCTG ggCCCGCCGTTGAATATGATGGACAGACTTGTCATGGAATCGCCACCCCACCCCCTATGTTAGGTCAACATACAAACGACGTATTAAGAGATATTTTAGGGTATGATCGTAAAGACATTCTCAAAATGGAGGATGAAGGGGTCGTAAAATGTTATTGA